The following are encoded in a window of Cottoperca gobio chromosome 20, fCotGob3.1, whole genome shotgun sequence genomic DNA:
- the slc12a7b gene encoding solute carrier family 12 member 7 isoform X4 yields MGERFVVVPVERGVGVAAEGEHLDAVVADPAPDTSSGGGTVEEKEAGENSVFESQDPNAVVPILEYNREPNKYGDGVPKENSPFINNTDNDKGNSYDGTNMALFEEEMESNPMVSSLLNKLANYTNLTQGAQEHEEADDDEGPKKKAVKSPQMGTFMGVYLPCLQNILGVILFLRLTWIVGTAGILESLAIVCLCCSCTMLTAISMSAIATNGVVPAGGSYYMISRSLGPEFGGAVGLCFYLGTTFAGSMYILGTIEILLTYIVPKAAIFVAEKKEDEVDALLNNMRVYGTCCLALMSVVVFVGVKYVNKLALVFLACVILSILSIYAGVIKTIFEPPDFPVCMLGNRTLQNHNFDRCLKTDYIDNVTVTTKLWQLFCDGPELNATCNEYFNKNNVTEVQGIPGLTSGVISDNMWSEYGPLGMLVESKKLSSLGGSDSSQDVYMPYVFNDITTFFTLMVGIYFPSVTGIMAGSNRSGDLRDAQKSIPVGTILAIGTTSFIYVTCVVLFGACIEGVLLRDKFGDSVEGNLVIGTLSWPSPWVIVIGSFFSCCGAGLQSLTGAPRLLQAIARDGIVPFLQVFGHGKANGEPTWALLLTAGICEIGILIASLDAVAPILSMFFLMCYLFVNLACALQTLLRTPNWRPRFQYYHWALSFLGMSLCLALMFICSWYYAIVAMAIATCIYKYIEYRGAEKEWGDGIRGLSLNAARYALIRLEEAPPHTKNWRPQLLVLLNLDSDQGVKHPRLLSLTTQLKAGKGLTIVGNVLEGTYLTKDTESKKAEQNIKSAMSAERTKGFCHVVVSSNLRDGVSHLIQSAGLGGMKHNTVLMAWPGTWRQSNDPQSWKNFIETVRESTAANHALLVAKNVDSFPTNQDRLGEGTIDVWWVVHDGGMLMLLPFLLRQHKVWRKCKMRIFTVAQMDDNSIQMKKDLQMFLYHLRLDAEVEVVEMHDNDISAFTYEKTLVMEQRSQMLKQMQLSRTEREREIQSITDESRNSIRRKNPGAAQSTSLSRQSSTAEDNQEDEAQLIHDRNTASHATINDKADAGPERVHMTWTKDKLFMERNRNRECNTNVVVRDLFNMKPEWESLNQSNVRRMHTAVKLNEVVVNKSQGAHLVLLNMPGPPNNRGGDENYMEFLEVLLEGLNRVLLVRGGGREVITIYS; encoded by the exons GTGATGGCGTCCCAAAGGAAAACAGTCCCTTTATCAACAACACAGACAATGACAAAGGCAACAGCTATGATGGCACCAACATGGCCCTTTTTGAG GAGGAAATGGAGAGCAACCCCATGGTTTCATCTCTCCTCAACAAACTGGCAAACTACACCAACCTCACACAGGGCGCCCAGGAGCACGAggaggctgatgatgatgaggggCCCAAAAAGAAAGCTGTCAAG AGCCCTCAGATGGGGACCTTCATGGGTGTCTACCTCCCCTGTCTCCAGAATATTCTGGGGGTCATCCTGTTTCTTCGACTCACCTGGATTGTCGGCACAGCCGGCATCTTGGAGTCTCTAGCTATTGTCTGCTTGTGCTGCTCTTGT ACTATGCTGACGGCCATATCCATGAGTGCAATCGCTACTAACGGTGTTGTGCCAG ctggaggctcCTACTATATGATTTCCAGATCTCTGGGTCCAGAGTTCGGTGGAGCTGTAGGTCTCTGCTTCTACCTGGGCACAACCTTTGCTGGCTCCATGTACATCCTTGGTACTATAGAGATTCTGCTG ACCTACATCGTGCCTAAAGCAGCCATCTTTGTGGCCGAGAAAAAGGAGGACGAGGTGGACGCCCTGCTGAATAACATGCGTGTTTACGGCACATGCTGCTTGGCACTGATGTCCGTGGTCGTCTTCGTAGGGGTGAAATATGTCAACAAGCTTGCGCTAGTATTCCTGGCCTGTGTcattctctccatcctctccatctaTGCTGGAGTCATCAAGACCATCTTCGAGCCACCGGACTTTCC TGTTTGCATGTTGGGGAATCGCACTCTGCAGAACCACAACTTTGACCGTTGTCTGAAGACGGATTACATAGACAACGTGACGGTCACTACCAAACTGTGGCAGCTGTTTTGTGATGGACCTGAGCTCAATGCCACCTGCAACGAGTATTTTAACAAGAACAATGTGACCGAGGTGCAGGGCATCCCGGGACTGACCAGCGGAGTCATTTCAG ACAATATGTGGTCAGAGTACGGCCCTCTGGGTATGTTGGTAGAGAGCAAGAAGTTGTCCTCTCTGGGTGGAAGTGACTCCTCCCAGGACGTCTACATGCCCTATGTGTTCAATGATATCACCACCTTCTTCACACTAATGGTTGGCATCTACTTCCCATCTGTCACTG GTATCATGGCTGGTTCAAACCGGTCAGGTGACTTGCGGGATGCCCAGAAGTCCATCCCCGTAGGGACCATCCTGGCTATCGGCACCACCTCCTTCATCT ACGTCACCTGTGTGGTTCTATTCGGTGCCTGCATTGAGGGAGTTCTGCTTCGAGACAA ATTTGGTGACTCAGTGGAAGGGAATCTTGTGATAGGCACACTATCATGGCCCTCACCCTGGGTTATTGTGATTGGCTCGTTCTTCTCCTGCTGTGGGGCGGGGCTTCAAAGTTTGACTGGCGCCCCACGCCTGCTGCAGGCCATCGCACGAGATGGCATCGTACCGTTCTTGCAG gtgtTCGGTCATGGGAAAGCTAATGGGGAACCTACGTGGGCTCTGCTGTTGACTGCTGGGATCTGTGAGATCGGTATCCTTATCGCCTCCCTGGACGCCGTGGCTCCTATTCTCTCCAT GTTTTTCCTCATGTGCTACTTGTTTGTCAACCTGGCCTGTGCACTTCAGACCCTGCTGCGGACCCCTAACTGGAGACCCCGCTTCCAATACTACCACTG GGCTCTGTCCTTCCTGGGAATGAGCTTGTGTCTTGCTCTCATGTTCATCTGTTCCTGGTATTATGCTATTGTGGCCATGGCTATAGCTACCTGCATCTACAAATACATTGAATACAGAGG GGCAGAGAAGGAGTGGGGAGACGGCATCCGGGGACTGTCTCTCAATGCAGCACGTTATGCCCTCATTCGCCTTGAGGAGGCTCCACCACACACTAAGAACTggag GCCTCAGTTGCTGGTGCTCCTGAATCTTGACTCAGATCAGGGAGTCAAACACCCTCGATTGCTGTCCCTCACCACTCAGCTGAAGGCAGGGAAAGGCCTAACGATAGTGGGAAACGTTTTAGAGGGAACCTATCTCACCAAAGACACCGAGTCCAAGAAGGCTGAGCAG AACATCAAGTCTGCCATGTCAGCAGAGCGAACAAAGGGTTTCTGCCATGTTGTGGTGTCTTCAAACCTCAGAGATGGTGTCTCCCACCTCATCCAGTCTGCGGGGCTGGGAGGCATGAAGCATAACACAGTCCTGATGGCCTGGCCCGGGACCTGGAGGCAGTCCAATGACCCACAGTCATGGAAGAATTTCATAG AGACGGTGCGGGAGTCCACGGCAGCCAATCATGCCTTGCTCGTGGCTAAGAATGTGGACAGTTTCCCCACCAACCAGGACCGCTTGGGGGAGGGCACTATCGACGTGTGGTGGGTGGTTCATGATGGAGgcatgctgatgctgctgccctTCCTGCTGCGACAACACAAG GTGTGGAGGAAGTGTAAGATGCGTATCTTCACCGTGGCCCAGATGGATGACAATAGCATCCAAATGAAGAAAGACCTGCAGATGTTCCTTTACCACCTGCGGCTGGATGCAGAAGTGGAAGTGGTGGAGATG CATGATAATGACATCTCAGCCTTCACCTATGAGAAGACACTGGTGATGGAGCAGAGGTCTCAGATGCTGAAACAGATGCAACTCTCCAGgactgagagggagagggag ATTCAGAGTATCACTGACGAATCGCGTAACTCAATCCGGAGGAAGAACCCGGGCGCTGCCCAGAGCACGAGCCTCAGCCGGCAATCCTCAACGGCGGAGGACAATCAGGAGGATGAG GCCCAACTCATCCATGACAGGAACACAGCGTCTCACGCCACCATAAATGACAAGGCCGACGCCGGGCCCGAACGGGTCCACATGACCTGGACCAAGGACAAGCTCTTCATGGAGCGTAATCGTAACCGCGAGTGCAACACCAACGTGGTCGTACGAGACCTGTTTAACATGAAACC AGAGTGGGAGAGTCT GAACCAGTCAAATGTCCGTCGGATGCACACAGCTGTGAAGCTGAACGAGGTGGTGGTCAACAAGTCGCAGGGAGCTCACCTGGTTCTGCTCAACATGCCCGGACCGCCTAAtaacagaggaggagacgaaAACT ACATGGAGTTCCTGGAGGTTCTCCTTGAGGGTCTGAACCGGGTCCTCCTGGTGCGAGGCGGCGGCCGCGAAGTCATCACCATCTACTCttag
- the slc12a7b gene encoding solute carrier family 12 member 7 isoform X2: MGERFVVVPVERGVGVAAEGEHLDAVVADPAPDTSSGGGTVEEKEAGENSVFESQDPNAVVPILEYNREPNKYGDGVPKENSPFINNTDNDKGNSYDGTNMALFEEEMESNPMVSSLLNKLANYTNLTQGAQEHEEADDDEGPKKKAVKSPQMGTFMGVYLPCLQNILGVILFLRLTWIVGTAGILESLAIVCLCCSCTMLTAISMSAIATNGVVPAGGSYYMISRSLGPEFGGAVGLCFYLGTTFAGSMYILGTIEILLTYIVPKAAIFVAEKKEDEVDALLNNMRVYGTCCLALMSVVVFVGVKYVNKLALVFLACVILSILSIYAGVIKTIFEPPDFPVCMLGNRTLQNHNFDRCLKTDYIDNVTVTTKLWQLFCDGPELNATCNEYFNKNNVTEVQGIPGLTSGVISDNMWSEYGPLGMLVESKKLSSLGGSDSSQDVYMPYVFNDITTFFTLMVGIYFPSVTGIMAGSNRSGDLRDAQKSIPVGTILAIGTTSFIYVTCVVLFGACIEGVLLRDKFGDSVEGNLVIGTLSWPSPWVIVIGSFFSCCGAGLQSLTGAPRLLQAIARDGIVPFLQVFGHGKANGEPTWALLLTAGICEIGILIASLDAVAPILSMFFLMCYLFVNLACALQTLLRTPNWRPRFQYYHWALSFLGMSLCLALMFICSWYYAIVAMAIATCIYKYIEYRGAEKEWGDGIRGLSLNAARYALIRLEEAPPHTKNWRPQLLVLLNLDSDQGVKHPRLLSLTTQLKAGKGLTIVGNVLEGTYLTKDTESKKAEQNIKSAMSAERTKGFCHVVVSSNLRDGVSHLIQSAGLGGMKHNTVLMAWPGTWRQSNDPQSWKNFIETVRESTAANHALLVAKNVDSFPTNQDRLGEGTIDVWWVVHDGGMLMLLPFLLRQHKVWRKCKMRIFTVAQMDDNSIQMKKDLQMFLYHLRLDAEVEVVEMHDNDISAFTYEKTLVMEQRSQMLKQMQLSRTEREREAQLIHDRNTASHATINDKADAGPERVHMTWTKDKLFMERNRNRECNTNVVVRDLFNMKPNQSNVRRMHTAVKLNEVVVNKSQGAHLVLLNMPGPPNNRGGDENYMEFLEVLLEGLNRVLLVRGGGREVITIYS, encoded by the exons GTGATGGCGTCCCAAAGGAAAACAGTCCCTTTATCAACAACACAGACAATGACAAAGGCAACAGCTATGATGGCACCAACATGGCCCTTTTTGAG GAGGAAATGGAGAGCAACCCCATGGTTTCATCTCTCCTCAACAAACTGGCAAACTACACCAACCTCACACAGGGCGCCCAGGAGCACGAggaggctgatgatgatgaggggCCCAAAAAGAAAGCTGTCAAG AGCCCTCAGATGGGGACCTTCATGGGTGTCTACCTCCCCTGTCTCCAGAATATTCTGGGGGTCATCCTGTTTCTTCGACTCACCTGGATTGTCGGCACAGCCGGCATCTTGGAGTCTCTAGCTATTGTCTGCTTGTGCTGCTCTTGT ACTATGCTGACGGCCATATCCATGAGTGCAATCGCTACTAACGGTGTTGTGCCAG ctggaggctcCTACTATATGATTTCCAGATCTCTGGGTCCAGAGTTCGGTGGAGCTGTAGGTCTCTGCTTCTACCTGGGCACAACCTTTGCTGGCTCCATGTACATCCTTGGTACTATAGAGATTCTGCTG ACCTACATCGTGCCTAAAGCAGCCATCTTTGTGGCCGAGAAAAAGGAGGACGAGGTGGACGCCCTGCTGAATAACATGCGTGTTTACGGCACATGCTGCTTGGCACTGATGTCCGTGGTCGTCTTCGTAGGGGTGAAATATGTCAACAAGCTTGCGCTAGTATTCCTGGCCTGTGTcattctctccatcctctccatctaTGCTGGAGTCATCAAGACCATCTTCGAGCCACCGGACTTTCC TGTTTGCATGTTGGGGAATCGCACTCTGCAGAACCACAACTTTGACCGTTGTCTGAAGACGGATTACATAGACAACGTGACGGTCACTACCAAACTGTGGCAGCTGTTTTGTGATGGACCTGAGCTCAATGCCACCTGCAACGAGTATTTTAACAAGAACAATGTGACCGAGGTGCAGGGCATCCCGGGACTGACCAGCGGAGTCATTTCAG ACAATATGTGGTCAGAGTACGGCCCTCTGGGTATGTTGGTAGAGAGCAAGAAGTTGTCCTCTCTGGGTGGAAGTGACTCCTCCCAGGACGTCTACATGCCCTATGTGTTCAATGATATCACCACCTTCTTCACACTAATGGTTGGCATCTACTTCCCATCTGTCACTG GTATCATGGCTGGTTCAAACCGGTCAGGTGACTTGCGGGATGCCCAGAAGTCCATCCCCGTAGGGACCATCCTGGCTATCGGCACCACCTCCTTCATCT ACGTCACCTGTGTGGTTCTATTCGGTGCCTGCATTGAGGGAGTTCTGCTTCGAGACAA ATTTGGTGACTCAGTGGAAGGGAATCTTGTGATAGGCACACTATCATGGCCCTCACCCTGGGTTATTGTGATTGGCTCGTTCTTCTCCTGCTGTGGGGCGGGGCTTCAAAGTTTGACTGGCGCCCCACGCCTGCTGCAGGCCATCGCACGAGATGGCATCGTACCGTTCTTGCAG gtgtTCGGTCATGGGAAAGCTAATGGGGAACCTACGTGGGCTCTGCTGTTGACTGCTGGGATCTGTGAGATCGGTATCCTTATCGCCTCCCTGGACGCCGTGGCTCCTATTCTCTCCAT GTTTTTCCTCATGTGCTACTTGTTTGTCAACCTGGCCTGTGCACTTCAGACCCTGCTGCGGACCCCTAACTGGAGACCCCGCTTCCAATACTACCACTG GGCTCTGTCCTTCCTGGGAATGAGCTTGTGTCTTGCTCTCATGTTCATCTGTTCCTGGTATTATGCTATTGTGGCCATGGCTATAGCTACCTGCATCTACAAATACATTGAATACAGAGG GGCAGAGAAGGAGTGGGGAGACGGCATCCGGGGACTGTCTCTCAATGCAGCACGTTATGCCCTCATTCGCCTTGAGGAGGCTCCACCACACACTAAGAACTggag GCCTCAGTTGCTGGTGCTCCTGAATCTTGACTCAGATCAGGGAGTCAAACACCCTCGATTGCTGTCCCTCACCACTCAGCTGAAGGCAGGGAAAGGCCTAACGATAGTGGGAAACGTTTTAGAGGGAACCTATCTCACCAAAGACACCGAGTCCAAGAAGGCTGAGCAG AACATCAAGTCTGCCATGTCAGCAGAGCGAACAAAGGGTTTCTGCCATGTTGTGGTGTCTTCAAACCTCAGAGATGGTGTCTCCCACCTCATCCAGTCTGCGGGGCTGGGAGGCATGAAGCATAACACAGTCCTGATGGCCTGGCCCGGGACCTGGAGGCAGTCCAATGACCCACAGTCATGGAAGAATTTCATAG AGACGGTGCGGGAGTCCACGGCAGCCAATCATGCCTTGCTCGTGGCTAAGAATGTGGACAGTTTCCCCACCAACCAGGACCGCTTGGGGGAGGGCACTATCGACGTGTGGTGGGTGGTTCATGATGGAGgcatgctgatgctgctgccctTCCTGCTGCGACAACACAAG GTGTGGAGGAAGTGTAAGATGCGTATCTTCACCGTGGCCCAGATGGATGACAATAGCATCCAAATGAAGAAAGACCTGCAGATGTTCCTTTACCACCTGCGGCTGGATGCAGAAGTGGAAGTGGTGGAGATG CATGATAATGACATCTCAGCCTTCACCTATGAGAAGACACTGGTGATGGAGCAGAGGTCTCAGATGCTGAAACAGATGCAACTCTCCAGgactgagagggagagggag GCCCAACTCATCCATGACAGGAACACAGCGTCTCACGCCACCATAAATGACAAGGCCGACGCCGGGCCCGAACGGGTCCACATGACCTGGACCAAGGACAAGCTCTTCATGGAGCGTAATCGTAACCGCGAGTGCAACACCAACGTGGTCGTACGAGACCTGTTTAACATGAAACC GAACCAGTCAAATGTCCGTCGGATGCACACAGCTGTGAAGCTGAACGAGGTGGTGGTCAACAAGTCGCAGGGAGCTCACCTGGTTCTGCTCAACATGCCCGGACCGCCTAAtaacagaggaggagacgaaAACT ACATGGAGTTCCTGGAGGTTCTCCTTGAGGGTCTGAACCGGGTCCTCCTGGTGCGAGGCGGCGGCCGCGAAGTCATCACCATCTACTCttag
- the slc12a7b gene encoding solute carrier family 12 member 7 isoform X1 — MGERFVVVPVERGVGVAAEGEHLDAVVADPAPDTSSGGGTVEEKEAGENSVFESQDPNAVVPILEYNREPNKYGDGVPKENSPFINNTDNDKGNSYDGTNMALFEEEMESNPMVSSLLNKLANYTNLTQGAQEHEEADDDEGPKKKAVKSPQMGTFMGVYLPCLQNILGVILFLRLTWIVGTAGILESLAIVCLCCSCTMLTAISMSAIATNGVVPAGGSYYMISRSLGPEFGGAVGLCFYLGTTFAGSMYILGTIEILLTYIVPKAAIFVAEKKEDEVDALLNNMRVYGTCCLALMSVVVFVGVKYVNKLALVFLACVILSILSIYAGVIKTIFEPPDFPVCMLGNRTLQNHNFDRCLKTDYIDNVTVTTKLWQLFCDGPELNATCNEYFNKNNVTEVQGIPGLTSGVISDNMWSEYGPLGMLVESKKLSSLGGSDSSQDVYMPYVFNDITTFFTLMVGIYFPSVTGIMAGSNRSGDLRDAQKSIPVGTILAIGTTSFIYVTCVVLFGACIEGVLLRDKFGDSVEGNLVIGTLSWPSPWVIVIGSFFSCCGAGLQSLTGAPRLLQAIARDGIVPFLQVFGHGKANGEPTWALLLTAGICEIGILIASLDAVAPILSMFFLMCYLFVNLACALQTLLRTPNWRPRFQYYHWALSFLGMSLCLALMFICSWYYAIVAMAIATCIYKYIEYRGAEKEWGDGIRGLSLNAARYALIRLEEAPPHTKNWRPQLLVLLNLDSDQGVKHPRLLSLTTQLKAGKGLTIVGNVLEGTYLTKDTESKKAEQNIKSAMSAERTKGFCHVVVSSNLRDGVSHLIQSAGLGGMKHNTVLMAWPGTWRQSNDPQSWKNFIETVRESTAANHALLVAKNVDSFPTNQDRLGEGTIDVWWVVHDGGMLMLLPFLLRQHKVWRKCKMRIFTVAQMDDNSIQMKKDLQMFLYHLRLDAEVEVVEMHDNDISAFTYEKTLVMEQRSQMLKQMQLSRTEREREAQLIHDRNTASHATINDKADAGPERVHMTWTKDKLFMERNRNRECNTNVVVRDLFNMKPEWESLNQSNVRRMHTAVKLNEVVVNKSQGAHLVLLNMPGPPNNRGGDENYMEFLEVLLEGLNRVLLVRGGGREVITIYS, encoded by the exons GTGATGGCGTCCCAAAGGAAAACAGTCCCTTTATCAACAACACAGACAATGACAAAGGCAACAGCTATGATGGCACCAACATGGCCCTTTTTGAG GAGGAAATGGAGAGCAACCCCATGGTTTCATCTCTCCTCAACAAACTGGCAAACTACACCAACCTCACACAGGGCGCCCAGGAGCACGAggaggctgatgatgatgaggggCCCAAAAAGAAAGCTGTCAAG AGCCCTCAGATGGGGACCTTCATGGGTGTCTACCTCCCCTGTCTCCAGAATATTCTGGGGGTCATCCTGTTTCTTCGACTCACCTGGATTGTCGGCACAGCCGGCATCTTGGAGTCTCTAGCTATTGTCTGCTTGTGCTGCTCTTGT ACTATGCTGACGGCCATATCCATGAGTGCAATCGCTACTAACGGTGTTGTGCCAG ctggaggctcCTACTATATGATTTCCAGATCTCTGGGTCCAGAGTTCGGTGGAGCTGTAGGTCTCTGCTTCTACCTGGGCACAACCTTTGCTGGCTCCATGTACATCCTTGGTACTATAGAGATTCTGCTG ACCTACATCGTGCCTAAAGCAGCCATCTTTGTGGCCGAGAAAAAGGAGGACGAGGTGGACGCCCTGCTGAATAACATGCGTGTTTACGGCACATGCTGCTTGGCACTGATGTCCGTGGTCGTCTTCGTAGGGGTGAAATATGTCAACAAGCTTGCGCTAGTATTCCTGGCCTGTGTcattctctccatcctctccatctaTGCTGGAGTCATCAAGACCATCTTCGAGCCACCGGACTTTCC TGTTTGCATGTTGGGGAATCGCACTCTGCAGAACCACAACTTTGACCGTTGTCTGAAGACGGATTACATAGACAACGTGACGGTCACTACCAAACTGTGGCAGCTGTTTTGTGATGGACCTGAGCTCAATGCCACCTGCAACGAGTATTTTAACAAGAACAATGTGACCGAGGTGCAGGGCATCCCGGGACTGACCAGCGGAGTCATTTCAG ACAATATGTGGTCAGAGTACGGCCCTCTGGGTATGTTGGTAGAGAGCAAGAAGTTGTCCTCTCTGGGTGGAAGTGACTCCTCCCAGGACGTCTACATGCCCTATGTGTTCAATGATATCACCACCTTCTTCACACTAATGGTTGGCATCTACTTCCCATCTGTCACTG GTATCATGGCTGGTTCAAACCGGTCAGGTGACTTGCGGGATGCCCAGAAGTCCATCCCCGTAGGGACCATCCTGGCTATCGGCACCACCTCCTTCATCT ACGTCACCTGTGTGGTTCTATTCGGTGCCTGCATTGAGGGAGTTCTGCTTCGAGACAA ATTTGGTGACTCAGTGGAAGGGAATCTTGTGATAGGCACACTATCATGGCCCTCACCCTGGGTTATTGTGATTGGCTCGTTCTTCTCCTGCTGTGGGGCGGGGCTTCAAAGTTTGACTGGCGCCCCACGCCTGCTGCAGGCCATCGCACGAGATGGCATCGTACCGTTCTTGCAG gtgtTCGGTCATGGGAAAGCTAATGGGGAACCTACGTGGGCTCTGCTGTTGACTGCTGGGATCTGTGAGATCGGTATCCTTATCGCCTCCCTGGACGCCGTGGCTCCTATTCTCTCCAT GTTTTTCCTCATGTGCTACTTGTTTGTCAACCTGGCCTGTGCACTTCAGACCCTGCTGCGGACCCCTAACTGGAGACCCCGCTTCCAATACTACCACTG GGCTCTGTCCTTCCTGGGAATGAGCTTGTGTCTTGCTCTCATGTTCATCTGTTCCTGGTATTATGCTATTGTGGCCATGGCTATAGCTACCTGCATCTACAAATACATTGAATACAGAGG GGCAGAGAAGGAGTGGGGAGACGGCATCCGGGGACTGTCTCTCAATGCAGCACGTTATGCCCTCATTCGCCTTGAGGAGGCTCCACCACACACTAAGAACTggag GCCTCAGTTGCTGGTGCTCCTGAATCTTGACTCAGATCAGGGAGTCAAACACCCTCGATTGCTGTCCCTCACCACTCAGCTGAAGGCAGGGAAAGGCCTAACGATAGTGGGAAACGTTTTAGAGGGAACCTATCTCACCAAAGACACCGAGTCCAAGAAGGCTGAGCAG AACATCAAGTCTGCCATGTCAGCAGAGCGAACAAAGGGTTTCTGCCATGTTGTGGTGTCTTCAAACCTCAGAGATGGTGTCTCCCACCTCATCCAGTCTGCGGGGCTGGGAGGCATGAAGCATAACACAGTCCTGATGGCCTGGCCCGGGACCTGGAGGCAGTCCAATGACCCACAGTCATGGAAGAATTTCATAG AGACGGTGCGGGAGTCCACGGCAGCCAATCATGCCTTGCTCGTGGCTAAGAATGTGGACAGTTTCCCCACCAACCAGGACCGCTTGGGGGAGGGCACTATCGACGTGTGGTGGGTGGTTCATGATGGAGgcatgctgatgctgctgccctTCCTGCTGCGACAACACAAG GTGTGGAGGAAGTGTAAGATGCGTATCTTCACCGTGGCCCAGATGGATGACAATAGCATCCAAATGAAGAAAGACCTGCAGATGTTCCTTTACCACCTGCGGCTGGATGCAGAAGTGGAAGTGGTGGAGATG CATGATAATGACATCTCAGCCTTCACCTATGAGAAGACACTGGTGATGGAGCAGAGGTCTCAGATGCTGAAACAGATGCAACTCTCCAGgactgagagggagagggag GCCCAACTCATCCATGACAGGAACACAGCGTCTCACGCCACCATAAATGACAAGGCCGACGCCGGGCCCGAACGGGTCCACATGACCTGGACCAAGGACAAGCTCTTCATGGAGCGTAATCGTAACCGCGAGTGCAACACCAACGTGGTCGTACGAGACCTGTTTAACATGAAACC AGAGTGGGAGAGTCT GAACCAGTCAAATGTCCGTCGGATGCACACAGCTGTGAAGCTGAACGAGGTGGTGGTCAACAAGTCGCAGGGAGCTCACCTGGTTCTGCTCAACATGCCCGGACCGCCTAAtaacagaggaggagacgaaAACT ACATGGAGTTCCTGGAGGTTCTCCTTGAGGGTCTGAACCGGGTCCTCCTGGTGCGAGGCGGCGGCCGCGAAGTCATCACCATCTACTCttag